taactaAAGACTAAGCTATACATCGATTAGTTTATTATCTCCTACTGTTTAATTTGTTGTTAATCTGTATTGTATAAATGTCAAACCAAGTATATGTCATTATTAACCAGAATcaatttttccaaaaataagaCAAGGCTTTGTTGtgacaatttacaattacaCTTACAAACTTATGTTAGTTCTGTAtttgaatatgtttttttttgtttttataatataaaaaatattatttttaatttaaaaaaaaatgttttttcgtCAGACATTCCTTTGAGAGCCCCTCCTAGTGCCTTTCGTCACGTTCCATTTTACCTAACATCTCTTTCCAGCTATGACgatgaagatttttttttaattattagttccTCAAGGttcttttatgaaaaaattcataattttttgtgaaaataacgccatctataattaaaattaacaaactaGACACATTCCGGTTTTACAATAAATGCAACAAATTTTCCGGTATTTAATTCTGCCAAGTATAAGATTCGTTACTGGTTTCATAATTTGAATCTCCTCGagagttatttatttgtagtaaCAAAATTGATAGTGTAAAGTTTCCTAATTGTAGGTATTTCTATGAAATactattagaattatttaatttgttgttCTGTTGTTTATTATCTTCTAAACtgctactttttattaaacaaataattgttacGTATTTGATAATTGTATCGAGTGTGtgttaatagttaataaaaataattatttgattcaTTGCCTTAAACAGGTTACACAACAAACTCCCAGGCTCCTGGAGACCTGTGTTTCAGGCGCCTGTGACTTACCAGTTACATGTAATGTGTTGCCATATCGagattaattacaataatttaaataaataacaaatttattaatgatataatatgATATACCTTTCTGTTTTAAAACTTACCAGGGGCTACTGCTTCGAAGTTCGTTGGAGGATTCTTGCCTCTACATAAGTTTGACAGTGTCCAAACTGCGTTTTTTGTCATTGATAGTCTtgaatacttatttaaaatgctGGAAACCATTTCGTTGTTATAACCAAGAGCACAtagaatcaaaaataaataaatttgcttgtttgttaaaacataaacaacaTAGTCAAACATAAACGcgtgatgttttttttttctaataagtaAATAGAAGATTAgcattctgtgcctgacacacgccggtttcctcacaaggTTTTCCTTAACCGTACATTACCGTACGTTGATAAATGTGCACgacaaaacataatatttactaacgaaacacacaaaataattatgataatcaaaaaagaaaaataataatacaataaggtacattttaagtgtgtaatgtgtgttGTCGGAGTAACTGGcactggctcagcattatggaGCAGATGTGTTCGACAGCGCTGTTCAATTTGCCAGAGATTACCAAACAGTAAGTTTGCGCCTTAGatgcaaaaaaagaaaaataatgtaataactttgtagtagaaaaaataataatagtaaaaattaacagtGTAAGTAAAGAAGTCATGGAAGATTTGtgtgtaaaagtatatatttacttacactcagtaaaaaaataagaataattgttactaaaacaactattataaatagataaataaatgtttttgatcgaattaaaaactatatttcgtGCAAACGTGAAGTCCGTTGCAcagaacctatgacctcactttaatttcaaaaatgtttgacCTTCCATTTGGTACAACTGGCACTGATAATGGACGCCGAAGGTCATTTGATTCtttctattatttgttatataatgatGAAATAGACGCACAACTGCACTGGTTTAGCCGTGAAAGGAATAGTTAAACTTCTTAAGTCTTTACATTTCGAACTGTTTCATTTCCGACTTAAAAAACGTGATCTCATATCTAGTGGCCGTTCAAgtataaattatcaatttaacCAACCCCCCCCTCCTAAATTGTAGGGTTATAGGTACTCACTCTAGTAAGGGTGGCAACAATCCAGCCGCGAGCACCGTATCACGACATCTCGGGGAATCACCGGCCACATTTCCAAGTGCCCACAGAGCTTGCTCTCTGACGTCATCACTAGCCCCAGAACTGACCAGCCCCACTAAAACAGGGACTGCCCCACATTCCACAACCACGCGCGTTTGCTCTGACGACCCCGACGCAATATTCGTCAAAGCCCACGCCGCTTCGAACTGGAAAAGTTAGCAAATTGCAAAAACTATTATTGCATGTGATTTGCAAATGATTTTTGCACGGCGACACGGTACTTTGTGTAAATGATATTAATCAACTATATCTTTGTGTATAATTAGACTGTCTAACCGTAAATTCTACAATGatgataatacaaaaatataacacacAGAGATTGTggttaatattgtttaacattttttatataaaaataacctagGTAATTACAGAGAAAATACGTCTTACAAAAATCTCTACAGTAAAGCACAGATCTCATTAATGTGTCTGTTTTAAAGCTCATCACCTTAATTAATCCAtctcaaaacaaatttaaatattacctgTAATGTGGGATTAGCACTATTAACAAGAAATTCAACAAATTTAGGAACAATTCCAGTCCTTATGACTTCATCTATGGGAGGATTAGGCTCTCGGCTTAATAGCTTTCTAAAGGTCTGTGTTGCTATAACTTGGTCGTGGGGATTGTCGCCATAGAGAGCTGCTACCATCTGCGGAGTTATGTCTTCAGATGACGAAACATTTAAGTCAtcctgaaattaataaaataatgactgTTTTACTGCATTTCAAGTATTTTAGAAACATTCTCCGTAGTTAACATTAGATAACTTTTTTATCTACTTACCTTAAAATCTTGTTTTATCAGTGtacctaataaaattatacatgtaatgtgtaaaattataagaagCACTAAATAAGCTCTATTTACCTATTTgtttatatcattaaattcatacaaaattattttcattatgaatttaaaattataacttctTACACACGGTATTCGATAAAAGTAGAATACCTGCAATGCCACATCTGGCGCATTAGGTGCAGGTATATTCACATTCCTTCTCTTAAGGAGCTGTTGCTCTCTCTTTTGTTTCCGGAGCTGTACACCTTCTTCCTCACGCCGGCGTCTCAGCTCGTCAGCACTGAGGCCTGCGTTCTTGTAACGATGCTTGTGACCTCCAGACATCTACAAATTTCATAAAGGCACCATTACATTCtcaatcttttttatttaatggatgtgtctttactaagacatcatggaacattacgatctggcctaacttaagactaataagtaatttaagtcttacctaatttactaataacgaaatttaacataagaaagcgTCTAATAACACTCTACTTTCTAATTTTATTCAGTTACGACTGTTTAACACTTAAGACTAACGtgcactaacactaattcacaAATTCTAATGGTTGCGTGCTTTCAGTCTTCTCGCAAGGCCCGTGGTGTCAAGAAGTGGAATAGCTTCACGTGATGGTAGAGCCTATATACGTGGGCTCCAGTAGTCTTTTTTGTTATAGTGGTGACGTCCTCATTAAAATCCAGATTGAGGTAGTTATTACGAATGTACCAGGGAGCATTGGCAACACTGTATTTGGAATCGTTTTAATATTTGGATGTGGCTATTACTGATACAGCCCCACAGTTGGTTGCCAGCTAATAAGTCCATGCAGGTGACAGGACTTGTTTGTAGATCGGAGTTTGGTATGAATTTTGGAATGGCACTATGAAGTTATCAATATACACTGGCTGgtaatttgatgttttgttAGCAAAGTATATGTGAACTGATTCAGACTCATTTAGTCTTATTTGGCATTTGTCCGTCCGGATGCAAAATCACTTCATCTACTGCGATAAGTTAATTCAACTAATTGGGACAATAGCAGAAATGGGCTGAATGTCAAAGTTTTTAAGTTCAGTAACAGTACAGTCCTTTACATTTGAGTACATCAGTCACTTAACACTTTTCAGAAAGTCCATACTGTTAAAGTGCTCTTAGACTAAGCCCTAACTGTCTATACTATATtcactatataatatattcactaATGAAGTAATCATTTGAATAGCTTTTAAGCCTTGAAAGACATTGAATAtgtgataaaaacaaatatcaaaaatcagagttatcaataatattcttaCTAACCCTATGAAAACATTATCAAttgtaatatgaaatattaactaaACCACAAATTGACGTATAGAACATACATTTCTAACAATTAATTGAGTACAGTTAACCAACATAAACAAACTTCATATtagattaaatgaaaatatgaagataaaaaataattaagtaagtaaaaattaataacaaaatattttttaagtatgaattattattttatgttgtaaGTACAAAAATAGGGTTGTAATGCTTTTACACTATAACTGCTAAACCAATTGGAAATTTTTAGACTAGGATAGGACCTTGaaataatacagaaataaGGAGAAAAAGAAAGCCATCATTAGTGTTTCATACATAACTATTTTAGATTACCAAGACCAAAAAAGgcatcattaatatttaagtttttctcAGAAATCAAACatcttattacaaataaaaatacacattttagtTGTATGAATGGAATATATCTATATCAGATATAactatgaaaaattattaacggaTTTAAACTACttacatttaaacaatataatgaaAGTTGTTATAGGAAGAAAACAATCCAACATCTATcacgaaatataaatataaaatttcgtcgtatttcaataattttcaattcaccattaatattttatgatagaTGATAGATCGTGCACCAATCACCATGGAAGAATTTTCAGTGATCGTCAGTCGTCACGTCAATGCCAATACCAACAGATATTAATGAAGTTTGACATTAATAGTGACTTAGTCACTATTTCGACGCTGAAGTTAAAACAGCTAATAACTTAACAGATGACAAAtggcaattaaattaatttagtgtTATGTCAGCGTGATCaaggaaaaataatttgagtaataacaaaaaattgtgCAATCATTTGAACCCGTGAATTCTACGCCAGAGAACTTCTTTGGATATTACAAAATGGAGAAATTATTTCGGGTTCGAGCATCCATTTCGTTAATTAGAAGAAGTCTGTGTACACCAGCACAAGAAAGCAAAACCCAGGCTCAGGCAACTGTTGAGTCCCTATCTTCAAGATATAAGCCTACAGAATTTCAGAAATTTCTTCTTGTCTGGaccaaaaaatataagagCAAGGCGGACATCCCTAAATATGTAACGTATGTCTCATGCTATTTACCACTTAGTCATTTTATATGAgacaattcaaaataatatacttgtattttcttattttttttaattggtattaattattacagctCTGACGTCATTGATAGATCCAGGAGTCAAGCTAGAATAAAGCTGTCTAATATCTTAATGGCACTTACTGCTCTAGGAAGTGCATTTGCTATTTGGTCTGGCAAAAATGCAGCAAAAAGAGGAGAATCTGTTCATCAAATGAATTTAGATTGGCATAAGCAGTACCAGGAGGAGTTTAAAAAGAACCAAGAAAAGGCACAAGCAAAGTGATgacacaatataaatattgcgtAGATAGTAGTACACTCTAAtgaaattcttattatttttgaaatctagctttatattaaagatatatttttctgacattataatttataccatatgcaatatttttttaagatattacTTTGAGTGGTTAAggatagtatttaataaagatgattaggaacatatatattgtttttggttgtgttataatttacagctaaataataagaataaaactgTATAAATGATCTCTTATActgtttaaagtaaaaaacaaaaataggtTAACagtatattaatacatatatttctacCAGATTCTATAAACAATCTAGATATTTACATtcaactaatttatattttcatttcagtCTTGTTTA
This is a stretch of genomic DNA from Pieris brassicae chromosome 1, ilPieBrab1.1, whole genome shotgun sequence. It encodes these proteins:
- the LOC123714435 gene encoding UPF0389 protein CG9231, translating into MEKLFRVRASISLIRRSLCTPAQESKTQAQATVESLSSRYKPTEFQKFLLVWTKKYKSKADIPKYVTSDVIDRSRSQARIKLSNILMALTALGSAFAIWSGKNAAKRGESVHQMNLDWHKQYQEEFKKNQEKAQAK